The DNA region GGAGATTAAAATCAGTTCCCAAGAAAGTGGCATCAAATCTCATACGTTATCATGTCTTCAGCAGAATCACAGCCACAGgaaaatgataaataaacaatttcAGAGGAGTACACATTGAGAACTTGGAGTTGATGttctgcacacactgtatgcAGTAATGTGACTCACGCCTTTTTTAGGGTAgtttacactttgttttgtCTACTTTTCTCATCCAGTGATTAGACAGCTCACAAGTGCCAAGACAGACAGACTTGTTTACAGCACCCTCCATTTAAAACATCCCCCTGttatgattttatttctgttattaAACATTTAGACATGAGTCGTTTGTATAGTTATGTGCTCGGGTAACCTCGAGGATTACAGGAGCCATAGTTGATCCCAAGATTTCTCACCAGTCCCCCAAACTTGTACAAGAAATGATGAATGAGGTAAAAATATTATTAAACACTATATATTCTAATTTGTTGAGAAAACGAACATCAAATATGTTTGCTGATAAGAAGACGTTTTTAAAACTAGTTACATTCCTAGTTACCTGATTTGAAGAAGTTGATGAGATTTTGAACAGTTTGCAGCAACCTCCTCGAGACTATTTGTCCAAAGACGGCGATCCAGTGCTTCTTCAAGCACAGCAGGACATCTTGAAGAGTCCACGGTGGTTTCACATAAACTATCTGTTAACAGACAAAACTCTAAATTACTCTcagaaatgacttttttttaatgtatgacaATCTCTCCAAACTCATTTGGAACATGCAAACAGACTCATCTAAGATTATAAACAAGATACCCTAAGACCAGGGGCGTATCCAGACTTTGTAGACTGGGGTGGCtctgacttgtgcaggggtggcctgaagtttgtgtgcacacacgtGAATGAAGAGCAATTATTGaccccttctgtctgcactaATCAAATCGACTTTTAAGTAACACAGGATAATGGCAACATGAACATCTTCTTTGCTTAATTCTCATGGACTCAAAACAATATGCGCGtctaaagtcacaatttaaagtatttaaaaaaactgcaaacacacatctgcacactgaaaactatgagctgcctgttgcaacacagcctgaataGTTGATTTCAACAAGATACCCTggcaaggcaaatagccaataacagttaaggattttggggtggcctataagatttcaaggggggaGCCCACGCCACCCCTGGcaacccctctggacacgcatCTGCTTATGAACTcatgaaaaagttaaaaaccaAATACCCCGTCTCCAATCATTTCATATATACAGTGCatctgtttgatatttttttaatgcattttaaacCCTAATCAAAATAAATTCTGAGTGATTAAGTGAATTTCAAATACCACAGTTATTTAATTGTGGGGTTTTCCttgattcttttttaaattaaatttaatatgtgtgtgtatatatatatatatatatatattttttttttaaatgtttaatttcatttaatttcagtttttggttatttgttaaaaaatgtaaatctgtaAAATACAAAACCGGTTACCAACATTCTGTGTcgtgtgttttaattaattctcCACCAGCTCCAAGAGTCTAAACTTGCATTAGCCCTGTACACATTAATTTGTTACATCGTgataatttattatttctaaatacatattttattcaaactAAATTTTGTATCCTGAGTGTTACATTTACCTCTAGCCAGATGTCATCGAAAGCAGCCTTCATCTCCACCTCTAAGACTTCAGACAGCACTGCACGCAGGCAGTCCTCCAATGCGGACACACATGTCGGGCCCCATTCTGCCCGCTCTTTATCCTGCTCTTCTTTGTAATCTGTGACCAGGTACAGACATTAAATGTTGTGAAATTATTACCAAAATTACACATTCTGTTCTTCCCACAAGATGTTTGTGCCTCGTGTGTTGAAACTTTGAACGCCACACATTGGACTTAAAgtagaggaaagaaaaacaggaaaattgGAAGGGGTGGGCAGTGTGCATGGACAGTATGTGCTGTTAATTATTAGACTATCGCGGAATATGCCAAGTAATTTCCTGTTGTTCAAGCAGAACACAAGTATCCTCGGCTCACCTTTTTCTACGAGCTCTACAGAAAGCTCTGCTCTCTCTCGCCCGGGAGGCTGGACTGTAAAGCTCCTGTTCAGAATCGTTGATGAGACCTGAGGGCTGATCCGAGGCAACGAGGAGGTCTTAATGTTTTGCAGAGGATTAAAGCCATGTCTGGTTCTTACAACCTCTTGCTCCAAATCAGTCTTGCTGAGGGCCTTAACCCCACTCAGGATGGCTTTACTGCACAGGTTCTTATCATTACTGGAGAAGACACAAGatataacaaaacaattaaaacacatGGAGGTTATCTGAATCCAGAATTACCTTACCATGTCCCTAAACAACACTAATGCATTGTCTAATTAAGTGATTTGTCCTTTTACTTaatgataaaaaacatctgggcTAAAACAAATAggtcaaaggaaaaaaaataatgtgaaacaaTAAAATGCACAATGTAAGCCAAGTTAACTAAAAAAATTCCCGACTCAGCATTTCTATTCTTGTACAGTTTCTCTGTCTggccctctctttctctcatcccCACTGGAACTATCTGGCTGGACCCACTCCCAGTCACATGCATGTGCATTTTAGAGGACACAacactctgcagcagcagcagcagcagctgaataGAGTGAGTGGGacatggaggagggggggtagGAGGACTCACGTGCATAAGATGAGAGCACACTCTGGGTACAGAGTCTGGTATTGCAGGCAGCACTGCAGCACTCTGTCGTCATTATTCTCGGCATTCAGATCATCTGGGGACAAGTAGGtgcaaagaggaagagaaacatgAGAGTCCACATAGGGACAAAAAATTGACATGTTTCATTCTTGACACCAAGAGCTCTAAGTAAGAAACTTCACATGCTGGACtatctgtcttttgttttaaacacagaaggaaaaaagttatatgaaaacaaaaaacaagatgctGAAAGATAGAAGGtctctttcaaaaaatgttaaactaaaGTATGCTCATGAATTgttaataatgaaaacaaacttctCTGTTAATCTCCTTTATCGCCCATCTCTTTTAAGTAAAAACACCAGAAGGGAAAACAGAATGTGTGATCAATATTATACACCACTTAGAAGTGTGTAACCTTATGCTGCCCTTGAAGTGCAAACACATCAAGCTACGATGATGAAATGTTGAGGTCCGACTTTGTGTCAGTGCCACCTAGTGTTTATGTCCTCGTTTGTCACTGCGAACACATGTGAGTGTCCTTGGGAAACCTGTGAACCGGTGCCACGCTCTTATCAGCATTAGTGTTTGAATTcatctgggaaaaaaaagacttttatttACTTGAAGGACATTTTATGTAATGATTAGACAAATTCAAATATGAATGTAAGAGATAATTACcaaaaaatacataatttttaatttctacaatttctaataataataaatatctaataaaatgttagaaattaattttctttctttttttctttcttattctactgataaaatgcagaaagctttttttaagtgtttttttgtgatgtgaATGCTGCTCTTTTGTAACCAAAGAGACTGAGAACAACAGTCACCTTTTCAAATCTGATCAGGcctcatgaaaatgttatagAGAAATCAAACACCCCAAACCCCTAAGAGTACCTTTAGGTTTAGTTCATTCATTcaatgcaaaaacaacaaaacatcacatGTTTTTCTGAATCAGCACTCACTGCTGCTCGCAGCGGCCTGCTGCATAGACTGTCCCCAGAGTCCGGGTTCACGGCTCTTCAAAGAGTTGCAAATGTACGAGATGGCAGGGGTGGCCCGATGAGCCACAGAACCTGACAGACCGTTCCCCCTTTTTAGGGAATCCAGCTCCTGAAGCACCACCCAGGGGATCAGGACTACAGGAAAGCCGAGGGCTTAGAGAACAGAAGGGAGGAATGTGTGTTTCATAACAGACGTTCATTTTATGATGGAGAAAAATGCACTAAATGTGGAAACTTGCTTCagaaatatttttcaaataaaattcCCTGATTATGATGTCATTTACAACtcgttttatttaaaataaaatgatgtctTTAAGCGCATATGCATGTTTACATTgtcttttttctgcctttttattAACTTGATAAAACCCTGCTCATCAAGTGTGTTAAGGACTCAAAGCATTCTTTATAGCAAAGGATTAGAGTTCTTCCTGTTCTCAACAAAGCTCTTGAATATTTCTAATAAAATGTTAGGGCAAGGCTTGAGAGCAAAAATGACACAAAGAAAATGAGTTCCAACAAACTCAGAACCTCCTATGAAGACAAAAGTCTTCATCAAGTTACACGTGCAACAGCCAGAAGTCACCCTAAAAGGAACATCAataatttaaatcattaaacatACCTTCAAGGCCGTGAGATCTGATCTTTTTCACATAGTCCAAGTGACTGATGAGAATGTTGGTGTCCAAAACAAGGAACAGGTCCTGCTGCAGGGGTTGTTTACCTGGAAAAAGGAAAGTTCATAAATTATGAGTAATGCCtgaatataattaattaaactgTGCACGGCTTTAATTCATTTTATCAAACTGATTTAGGTGATGACGTTGTTAAGTgattaaaagtttgttttaatgtctctATAATCCTCTGTGGGGGGATtgctctttaactttaacatgATCACACTTTCTAGAATAGGGCAAAATCCTGATCTATATTAGATTACCTGATCTCAGAAAAACAGGGAGAAATGTTTAAGTTGAGCATTTCAGTCGTAGTCATTATATGAGAGCtgagaatattgagatttttaaaggcagtcttaaaactcatttattcagtctgccttttatatagtgcttaatataaattcaaatcttaacattattgtattgtcttttttatcctacgacaattttaaatattcttctcctatgtattaattttaatatcttattgcttttatgtttcgtattttattttcatttttatatatgtattttttttttaattcttattggtgtgcattagtctctcaatgattttataaactgcactcttgtaaagcactttgaactgcaatttaatttgtctgaaaggtgctatataaataaagtttgattgattgatatggGGAAAATATTTATTAGACTCTCAGAACAAAAATGTATCCAAGGAGTGAAATAATTTAGTAGCTGTACCAAGAAGACGATAAAGCAAACAACTGCAATAATCTACTTTCATGTGAGATACAGATACTATATAAAAACCAAACGTTTACTGAATCAAGGAGAAGCCTGTGGAACATTATGATTAATGTGCAGGtattgcctttttttaatgtattatgTATAtgaagagtttgtttgtttcagttgttttgttttgaaataaattattggcacaaattttgttctgatatgttttgatttttggaaccaaactagtagtgtcttaaatgattaaataataagatttgtaacaagggtaggtgtaataagctaaagcttcagcctaaACCTTTTCGGccgaaatgtttttgttttttcttgcgaccgaaataaatgattactacttACTACTAAGAGTCTACAGAATTTGAAAACTTACAGTGAGATTCTGCAACTTCTTCTGGAGGGTCTATTTCCATACAGGTGAGCTCCCCATAGCTCTGCATCACATTCACCTCCAATCTCTTCTCAGAGCGAGCAAGGTGAAGCTCCTCAGCCACCTGCTCCAACATGGAaaaccaacacatttttaaacatctgcATCAACACATGACTGCTGTTTATGTCATCATTTAGCCAACGGAAATTTCTGCATGAGAAAACTGGGgaaaataacaaatacacaGACTTGTTTGTGAGGACGATTTTGATCACCTGATTACACCACGGCTCAGTGACGGTATCAAACGTAGCCGGAGGTTGGCCTGACGATGAAGGCCTCTTATCTTGTCCTTCAGATGAGACACTCGGTGTAACGGTCACACGGCTGGGAGCTGTTTCTCGCACAGTAGTTTCCTGCTCTGGTTTGCTCACAGAGGCCTCAGAGTTCAGAGGCTCAGAcacatttttgatatttttgtcgGTAGGAGAAGTTACATTATTATCAACAGTGCTGTGTGCTGGCCTTGGTTGAACCTTTTTTGGAATCTTAAACTTGAGTAGTGCAAGAGTGGATTTTTGTTGCTGAATAGATGATGGCTCAACTTTCTGAAAAGACACTGTTGTAAAAGTCCCTTTGATTGACGCGGCATTTCCCCCCACTTTGGAGCTACTAACTGAGGTAGTGTGATCGGCTGAGGTGGACGATGGCTCTTTGGTAGAAGCAGAGGAAGGTTTAGCTGCTGCACACAGGCTTGTTTTGGCCTTTAACTTCTTCTCACTATGCCTCTGACACATCTCCTCAAACAGCtccattttcttctgatttTCACAACCACTGGACGTGTGGGAGGACTTGTTCGGTTCCCCCTCTTTGATACTGTTTCCGTCATCCGCCGTCCTCGGTGGTGGTTCTTCAGCTGTGTGCTTCCTCTTCAGAGcatatttgacatgttttttgtgCTCATCAGACACCGAACTGGGACTCGTTAGctccttttttaatttgtctttgcTCCTCTGGGAAGACGTTTCATCTGGGCTGCCTTCAGATgtcttctctgctctctgagGAGCAGCGTCTGCCTTGTTGGTGTTCAAGGGTTTTGCGGTTCCCCTATCCACAGTCTTACTCCCACTGGCGGTCTTAACTTTCCCTGAAGTCTCATGTTTTGCTTTACTAGAGCGATGTTCCCTATGGGGAGACACAGTGACACGTTTAGTTTTTCTGTGCTCCTCTTCCTTATTAGCAGGTTTCTTGTCAGTTGCATGAGTTTCTCTCAGCCTGAAGACAGGCTTTTTAATCAGACGAGTGCTTTGGGAGACATCTTTAACGGCAGCAGAGGCacttctttcccttttttctgcaCTGCTACATGTTGAAGTACAGACATAAAATAACAGTtagaaattatttaaaaaaaaattaaaccaaaTGATGATAAAATCAactatatatacagtatatgtaattaaaaaaaacatcagactgtATCTAACCTTTCCTGAGTCTTCACACGGTGCTTCTTCTCGGCCCTTGAGTAATCTCTGGTAGCATCTCGTTTTTTGGATTTCTAGAAGAAAATGGGAAAAATGAATCTCTTTGTTGAACATCTTGTAGTATGTGGATGATAAAACCATTAATTACAGAGTAACGTATGGATGGTAACGGTTGCCTTTTACACTTATAAgtagttttgatttatttgttttggtaAATATTGCAGAATATGTTTTGCAAAgttgcctgaaaaaaaaagaagccatcTGAAAATGTCACTTTAGGCTTTGGGAAATTGTTAGAGccatatttaacattttctgagaTTTTACTAAGAAAATGGTTGTGGGTTGATTCAAAAAATAATCCTTGggttattctattttatttttaaatctatctatttttttgtacattcttaattttattttaatttaaactgtactgtgtcactttctgtttgcaatctttgctgctgtaacaatgtaaatttccccgttgtgggataaataaaggattatcttatcttatcttattttattttattttattcatagtTAGTTGGAAGTCTGAGattatgtaaatgtgtgtgcaggCAGTTTGCTTTACTATTTACTGTTATAGCAATCACCTTTATAATCCTGGTCAGAGATTAGTGTATTAAACactccaaataaaaacatttataagacAATACTGACATTTTTCCTGTGAATTAAATGCAGCACTTTGATTAGTCTCTACATTAAAAAGAGGATTAATAAACATGTATCCAAACACACTCACCTTCTCGTCTTCTTCACTTGAAGATGAAGACAACCTTTTGCACTTTCTCTTCTTAGACTTCTTTGACATCTTCAGTATGTTGTTCAGTGAAGATACAGAATCCcttacagaacaaacaaaaacattttttattaaaatatttccTGCTAAAATCCCTCCATCACACATCTCATGAAATTGTTGACATATAAAGAAAATCTTTTCCCTCTAACTAACAGGgaatgtttgttttctaaatgaAGGCCCCGGATGTAAGACGCGATAGTGTAGCGTTAATTACTGTGTCACTAATTAGTTTGTACCCCCAACACgtaaaaacacagttttcacGGTGTAATTACACAAATATGTGAAATATTCTAGAAACATCCACTAATCTCATTTTCAAGGTGAAACGACAACAAAACATGGTACAAAACTTAAGCTAAAGTTACTTCAAAACGTTACTTTACCTCAATGTTTTAGGGACTAATTTCCAACGTTGTAGCTCATTTTGATGCCGActgcttcaaaaacaaaacatccgCCTGACTTCCGGGTTTTCTTCTTCCACTGCGACTATTAACGCGCTATTTGCTGTGTTATCGCCCCCTACAGGATTGGATGTGTGCACGCTTCCTGTGATAAGTAAACGCACAAACTTTTAAGTGTTGTCGTTGTCCTGTTATAGGAGAAGAAACATccagaatttaaaaatgagTCTTCTGAAGGGAGAAGCAAAAAAGGAGGTCCGTCCTAGTGGAGGAGGAGACCAGCTCAGTCTCCATCTATGTGGATTGTCTTGACCTTGGTTTACAAAAACACACGGGCGAGAACACACAGAGCTTGCTGTTTCTGCTCGTTATCCTAAACTACAAAGTCATCTCGCCaagattacatttttcattggAAGGCTTAATTAACAGAAGTTATGCCAGTAAGTTTCCACTTTGAGAAAATGTTCCCACATTgtactgaaaaacaacaaagtagcAGAGGCCTCACTCAGCCCTCAGGGTGACCTTCAGAAATATGgggatgttttttcttcctgataatgaaacagacaaaaagaaatctctttatatgacaaaataaaaccccTGAGATCCTCAGTaagaagatgtttttattttcataaccTGTCACCTCTGCTGTGGGATAAGGTgtcccttgaggggattttaaAGCAGGCTGGCAAAAcagcattttacattttttgcaaGCGTGTTCTGAAATTTCATGTTCTGAAATCGATCACTAAAGAACACTAAGAGTACATTTTTGtcaacagggggcgccaaaagcAATAAAACCTGAACGTTTCTCACATGAAGCTTTAACATTATTTGAACTCATATCAATCTGTGTGTCTATTGAGGCAGCTCTCAGTTGACTTACTACATAATAGGGCTCTCTCCTGGAGTGTTAAAATAGGACAGTAAACCATATATTAATTAAAAGGAGGACACAGACTAATCAAAGGGAACTTATGACTGTGACATAATCAGCCATTTGACTTTGTCTTATTAAATATGACTGCCCTTCCCTCATTAAGAATGTAACGATTGCCTTACATCATGTATAAATAACCACACGGGGAAAACATATCTGCCTTTAAGAAAATAATCTAatacaaaaaagtcaaaagtgtCATATCTAAGCTTCTTACATGCAAAAACTTTCTGGTTTGATTATGTTTCTATATGACAGCAAAAATGATATATTTGGATtatggagaaaag from Labrus bergylta chromosome 6, fLabBer1.1, whole genome shotgun sequence includes:
- the swt1 gene encoding transcriptional protein SWT1 isoform X1; protein product: MSKKSKKRKCKRLSSSSSEEDEKKSKKRDATRDYSRAEKKHRVKTQESSAEKRERSASAAVKDVSQSTRLIKKPVFRLRETHATDKKPANKEEEHRKTKRVTVSPHREHRSSKAKHETSGKVKTASGSKTVDRGTAKPLNTNKADAAPQRAEKTSEGSPDETSSQRSKDKLKKELTSPSSVSDEHKKHVKYALKRKHTAEEPPPRTADDGNSIKEGEPNKSSHTSSGCENQKKMELFEEMCQRHSEKKLKAKTSLCAAAKPSSASTKEPSSTSADHTTSVSSSKVGGNAASIKGTFTTVSFQKVEPSSIQQQKSTLALLKFKIPKKVQPRPAHSTVDNNVTSPTDKNIKNVSEPLNSEASVSKPEQETTVRETAPSRVTVTPSVSSEGQDKRPSSSGQPPATFDTVTEPWCNQVAEELHLARSEKRLEVNVMQSYGELTCMEIDPPEEVAESHCKQPLQQDLFLVLDTNILISHLDYVKKIRSHGLEALGFPVVLIPWVVLQELDSLKRGNGLSGSVAHRATPAISYICNSLKSREPGLWGQSMQQAAASSNDLNAENNDDRVLQCCLQYQTLYPECALILCTNDKNLCSKAILSGVKALSKTDLEQEVVRTRHGFNPLQNIKTSSLPRISPQVSSTILNRSFTVQPPGRERAELSVELVEKDYKEEQDKERAEWGPTCVSALEDCLRAVLSEVLEVEMKAAFDDIWLEIVYVKPPWTLQDVLLCLKKHWIAVFGQIVSRRLLQTVQNLINFFKSGITVNCTATKAALQEAKELVKAFGKSSNRVPGAISELDNLFNKLQPQISEKQIYSGESPAEDVVMNDDDEEKQPTPAQVSHQEVWALFESIWDKVFQTSLEVFKALGFDPQTMQRAQQAGGPPPPQDALVCLHKLSSVVSQLLQGFSSILSSEEALTLLSIIHSIEIVEVDCSLTAQHLHDCFSQQDYRDKLRTGGNLLMELKGALDQCVWTFTSRS
- the swt1 gene encoding transcriptional protein SWT1 isoform X3, with the protein product MSKKSKKRKCKRLSSSSSEEDEKKSKKRDATRDYSRAEKKHRVKTQEREHRSSKAKHETSGKVKTASGSKTVDRGTAKPLNTNKADAAPQRAEKTSEGSPDETSSQRSKDKLKKELTSPSSVSDEHKKHVKYALKRKHTAEEPPPRTADDGNSIKEGEPNKSSHTSSGCENQKKMELFEEMCQRHSEKKLKAKTSLCAAAKPSSASTKEPSSTSADHTTSVSSSKVGGNAASIKGTFTTVSFQKVEPSSIQQQKSTLALLKFKIPKKVQPRPAHSTVDNNVTSPTDKNIKNVSEPLNSEASVSKPEQETTVRETAPSRVTVTPSVSSEGQDKRPSSSGQPPATFDTVTEPWCNQVAEELHLARSEKRLEVNVMQSYGELTCMEIDPPEEVAESHCKQPLQQDLFLVLDTNILISHLDYVKKIRSHGLEALGFPVVLIPWVVLQELDSLKRGNGLSGSVAHRATPAISYICNSLKSREPGLWGQSMQQAAASSNDLNAENNDDRVLQCCLQYQTLYPECALILCTNDKNLCSKAILSGVKALSKTDLEQEVVRTRHGFNPLQNIKTSSLPRISPQVSSTILNRSFTVQPPGRERAELSVELVEKDYKEEQDKERAEWGPTCVSALEDCLRAVLSEVLEVEMKAAFDDIWLEIVYVKPPWTLQDVLLCLKKHWIAVFGQIVSRRLLQTVQNLINFFKSGITVNCTATKAALQEAKELVKAFGKSSNRVPGAISELDNLFNKLQPQISEKQIYSGESPAEDVVMNDDDEEKQPTPAQVSHQEVWALFESIWDKVFQTSLEVFKALGFDPQTMQRAQQAGGPPPPQDALVCLHKLSSVVSQLLQGFSSILSSEEALTLLSIIHSIEIVEVDCSLTAQHLHDCFSQQDYRDKLRTGGNLLMELKGALDQCVWTFTSRS
- the swt1 gene encoding transcriptional protein SWT1 isoform X2, whose product is MSKKSKKRKCKRLSSSSSEEDEKKSKKRDATRDYSRAEKKHRVKTQESSAEKRERSASAAVKDVSQSTRLIKKPVFRLRETHATDKKPANKEEEHRKTKRVTVSPHREHRSSKAKHETSGKVKTASGSKTVDRGTAKPLNTNKADAAPQRAEKTSEGSPDETSSQRSKDKLKKELTSPSSVSDEHKKHVKYALKRKHTAEEPPPRTADDGNSIKEGEPNKSSHTSSGCENQKKMELFEEMCQRHSEKKLKAKTSLCAAAKPSSASTKEPSSTSADHTTSVSSSKVGGNAASIKGTFTTVSFQKVEPSSIQQQKSTLALLKFKIPKKVQPRPAHSTVDNNVTSPTDKNIKNVSEPLNSEASVSKPEQETTVRETAPSRVTVTPSVSSEGQDKRPSSSGQPPATFDTVTEPWCNQVAEELHLARSEKRLEVNVMQSYGELTCMEIDPPEEVAESHCKQPLQQDLFLVLDTNILISHLDYVKKIRSHGLEALGFPVVLIPWVVLQELDSLKRGNGLSGSVAHRATPAISYICNSLKSREPGLWGQSMQQAAASSNDLNAENNDDRVLQCCLQYQTLYPECALILCTNDKNLCSKAILSGVKALSKTDLEQEVVRTRHGFNPLQNIKTSSLPRISPQVSSTILNRSFTVQPPGRERAELSVELVEKDYKEEQDKERAEWGPTCVSALEDCLRAVLSEVLEVEMKAAFDDIWLEIVYVKPPWTLQDVLLCLKKHWIAVFGQIVSRRLLQTVQNLINFFKSGITVNCTATKAALQEAKELVKAFGKSSNRVPGAISELDNLFNKLQPQISEKQIYSGESPAEDVVMNDDDEEKQPTPAQVSHQEVWALFESIWDKVFQTSLEVFKALGFDPQTMQRAQQAGGPPPPQDALVCLHKLSSVVSQLLQGFSSILSSEEALTLLSIIHSIEIVEVDCSLTAQHLHDCFSQQDYR